The following nucleotide sequence is from Candidatus Polarisedimenticolia bacterium.
GATGGATCATTCCGGGCACGCAGATCCGGCTGCCCGAGGCGCGACACCTGGTCCTCCCCGCCCTCACTCTGGCCCTGTTCTCCCTCGGAAACGTGCAGCGCGTGACGCGCGCCAGCCTGCTCGACGTCCTGCAGCAGCCCTACATCCTCAGCTCCTTCGCCCGCGGCGCTGGGCCGCTGCGGGTCCACCTGCGCTCGGCGCTGCGCAACGCGCTGGTCCCCATCGTCACGGTCCTGGGGATCGACCTGGCGGCGCTCCTGGGAGGGGCGGTCGCCACCGAATTCGTCTTCGCCTGGCCCGGGCTGGGGAAGACGATCGTCCGCGGCATCGCCGATCGCGACCTGCCGGTGGTGGAAGGTGGGGTCCTCTGCCTGTGCGCCGCCTTCATTCTCGTGAACCTCCTCGTCGACCTCTGCTACGCCTGGCTGGATCCACGCATTCGGCTACAATAGCCGTTCGATGGAAAACCTCTACGGCAAGGACCGGCACGCGCTGGAAGGCGTGGTGGCGCCGCTGTGCGGCAAGCCCTTCCATGCCCGGCAGCTGTTCGAGTGGCTCTACTCCCGAGGCGAGCGCGATTTCGCCCGCATGTCGGATCTGCCGCGGTCGCTGCGCGACAGCCTCCGGCGGAGCTTCCGCGCCGCCCTGCCGGCGGTGGAGCTGGCGCAGACCTCCAGCGACGGCACGATCAAGTACCTGCTGCGGCTGGACGACGGGAAGGCGGTGGAGTCGGTCTACATCCCGGAGAAGCGCCGCATCACCTTCTGCGTCTCTTCCCAGATCGGCTGTCCGCTGGGATGCGCCTTCTGCCTCACCGCCCGCATGGGGCTGGTGCGCAACCTGACGCCGGGGGAGATCGCGGGACAGGCGGCGCTGCTGGCGCAGTCCCACCGCCTGCCGCCGAACGGCTACAACCTCGTCTTCATGGGGATGGGCGAGCCGCTGAACAACTACGACAACGTCATGGGCGCCTTCCGGCTCCTCACCGATCCCCGCGGCATGGGCATCGCCCCGCGCCACATCACCCTGTCGACGGCGGGGGTGGTCCCGGGAATCCTGAGGCTCGCGAAGGAGCCTTCCCGGCCGCGCCTGGCGGTGTCGCTGTCCGCCACCACCGACGCGCGGCGCGATGCGCTGATGCCGATCAATCGCGCCTATCCGCTGCAGGAGCTGTTCTCCGCGCTGCGCGCCGTTCCCCTGGCGCCGCGCGAGCGGATCACGTTCGAGTACGTGCTGCTGCGAGGCATCAACGACACGCGGGAAGACGCGGCCCGGCTCGCGCGGCTGGCGGCGGGATTGCCGGTCAAGATAAACCTGATTCCCTACAACGACGCCGCGGTGGCCGGCTACGATGCTCCCCGCGTCCCGGCGGCGCGCGCCTTCCGCGATCTCCTGCTCGAGAGGCGCATTCCGGCGTCGCTGCGCCGGCGCCGCGGGGCGGACATCTCCGCTGCCTGCGGCCAGCTGGCGATCCTGGACACGGCCACACTCGAGCATCCCCCCGCCGGAGGCGACACATGATCGATCTGAAGGGACAGGTGGCTCTGGTGACCGGAGGCTCGCGGGGGATCGGACGTGCCGCCTGCCTGTTGCTGGCGCGGCATGGCGCCGACGTGGCGCTCGGATACCGGCTGGACCGTGAGGCGGCGGAAAGCGTGCGGGAGGAGATCGAGCGCGCGGGGAAGCGCGGCCTGGCGGTGCCCGGCGACCTGTCGCGCCGGCGGGATGCCGAGACACTGGTGCGCAGCACGGTGGAGACCTTCGGGCGCCTCGACATCCTGGTGAACAATCACGGCATCTGGAAGGACGGCCCGATCGAATCGATGACCGAGGAGGACTGGGACGAAACCCTGGATGTCAACCTCAAGGGGGTCTTCCTGTGCACCCGGGCGGCCGTCCCCGTGATGCGGCGCCAGGGGCGGGGGCGCATCGTGAACATCGCCTCCACCGCGGGGCAGCGCGGCGAGGCGCAGCATTCCCACTATGCCGCGTCGAAGGGAGGCATCATCTCGTTCACCAAGAGTCTGGGGCCGGAGCTCTGCCGGGACGGGATCCTGGTGAACTGCGTGGCGCCGGGATGGGTCGACACCGACATGAGCGCCGAGGCGCTGGCGGGAGCCGAGCGCTCGCGCATCCTCTCGACCATCCCGATGGGGCGTCCCGGAACTCCGGAGGAGATTGCCGGGGCGATCCTCTTTTTCGCCTCCGATCTCTCCGGCTACTGCTGCGGGGAGGTCTTGAACGTCAATGGAGGGTCGGTCCTGTGCGGTTGACAGGAAACCCACTTTTCGGGCATAAATCTAGCCCGGATTAGCAACCAGAGCGGGATTCCCGCCGATCCCTTTCCGCGATTGAGGAGAAGATCTCAATGGCCTACGTGATTACTGAAAAGTGCCTGGGAGAGCGGTACGCGACGTGCGTTGCCGTCTGCCCCGTGGACTGCATCTATCCCGGGGACTACCAGGGTCAGGAATTCATGGTCATCGACCCGGTAGTCTGCATCGACTGCGGCGCCTGCCTTCCCGAGTGCCCGATCGAGGCCATCGTCGAAACGCCGGACGAGGATCCCGACTACGCGAAGATCAACGCCGATCTCACTCCCTCGTTCAAGGGCAATCCGGCGGTCACGCCGCGGCCGAGCAACGATCCGCCCCGCAAGCCGGGCAACAAGCTGGCCTGATTCGAGCCTTCGACCCGCCCCGCCGCCCCACGCGGCGGGGCTTTTTTTTCGTCCCAGGCTCAATCACCGACGCGCACCCTTTGCACCAGCTCCTTCACCGACCGCGCGCGCACGAAGGCCGAGATCATGGCGACTCCGGTCAGGGGCAATCCCCGCAGCGGCTGGAGCCGCTCGGGCGTGATGCCGCCGATCGCGTAGACGGGAATCCGGATGCGGCGCAGGATCGACTCGAGACGGGGAATGCCGAGCGGCTCTCCGAACGCGGCCTTGGAAGGCGTTGGAAATATCGGCCCGACGAACAGATAATCGGCGCCGCGCTCCTGCGCGTCGATCGCTTCTTCCAGCGAGTGGGTGGAAGCGCCGATCACGAAATCCTCGCCCGACATCCTGCGCGCCGTCTCGACCGGCAGCCCGGCGCGCCCCAGGTGCGCTCCCTGCGCCGCCGCCGCGAGCGCGACGTCGACCCGATCGTTCACGAACACGGTGGTGCGGCTCCCCTCCGCCTCCGCCAGGACGCTGCGGACCAGCGCCAGCAGGGGTCTGCCGGGCAGGTCCTTCTCGCGCACCTGCACCCGCTCGGCACCCGCGGCGATCGCCTCGCGCACCAGGCGGAGGAGGAACTCCTCGGAGGCGAGCTTGCGATCGGTGACCAGGTAGGCTTCCAGAAAGCCCTCTCTAGCGCCGCTCCATCCGGATGAAGGCGAGCGAGTCGATGGCCCCCACCAGCAGGTGGAGCGCCCCCATTCCGGAGACGGCGCCGCGCGCGAAGGGGCTCATGACCAGCCCCTGCAGCACCGGCAGCTGGGCCACGAAATAGTTGCTGTCCCAGAAAGGCGACCAGGGGACGAGCAGGAGGAAAATGCCGACTTCGAAGAGATAGAAGAGGTAGACGAGGGCCCGCAGCCGCTGTTTCATGAGTTCCGCGCCGGCCCTCGGGACGTTTCCCCGCCGCTGGCGTTTCTCCTTCGTCGACAGGACGGACTCGTCATCATAGTGGCGCGCAGCCCGCCCTGTCCAGGGACGGAACCCTCTTTCGCGGCGGATTGGCGCGCTCCCCGGCGGCGATTGACAGGCGGGATCCACCTGCTAGAATCACCTCTCCTTTCGACGTGAGAGCCCCCATGTCGCTGCCGCGCATCGCCGTCGTCGATTACCTGAATGCCCGCCCGCTGGTGCGCGGCTTCAACCGTCCGCCCCTGGCGGAGGCGGTGCGCCTGCTGGCCGGCTCGCCGGCCCGCTGCGCCGACTGGCTGCGCGACGGCGCGGTGGATGCCGCCCTGATTCCCAGCATCGAGTACCTGCGCATCCCGGGGCTGCGGGTCGTCCCCGGCATGGCGATCTCGGCGCGGCGCGAGGCCCGCTCGGTCCTGCTCTTCTCCCGCGCCCGCCTCTCCGAGATCCGGACCGTGGCGCTGGACCGATCGTCGCGCACCTCGGCGGCATTGGTGCGCATCCTGCTGCGCGCGCGCTCCCGCCATCGGGTCGATTATCGCCCCGCCGAGCCCGATCTCTCCCGCATGCTGTCGGACTGCGACGCCGCGCTGCTGATCGGGGACGCGGCGCTGCGGGCCGCGCCGCGCGACGTCAAGGCCTACGATCTCGCCTCGGAATGGCACACACTGACCGGGCTGCCTTTCGTCTTCGCCTTCTGGGCGGTTGCTCCCAAAGCAGCGCATCCTCTGCCCGTGGAAGCTTTCCTCGAGTCGAAGCGCATCGGGCTGGCGGAGCGCGATCGGATCGCCGCCGAGGCGTCGGCGGACCTGGGGCTGCCGGCGCGATCGCTGGAGAGCTATCTCACCGAGAACATCCACTACGATCTCGGCGAGGAGGAGATGAAGGCTCTCTGGCTGTTCTACCGTCTCGCCCGGGAGTCGTCGATTGTCGAGCGCGCCTCGGATCTCGCCTTTTTCGGCAGGGAGCCCGTCGCCTCGCGGCCGCTCGCCACGGAGGGTCTGCCGTGAGCCGGACGACCCCCGAAGCCGCGAGAATCCTGGAGAAGTCGGTTTGCGGGGAGCGCCTGGAGGCGGCCGAAGCCCGGCGCCTGTTCGACGAGGCGGAGCTCATCGACCTGGCGCTCGCCGCTGACGCGGTCCGCGACCGGCTCCATCCCGAGCGCGCCGTGACCTACATCGTCGATCGCAACATCAATTACACCAACTACTGTGTCACCAAGTGCGCATTCTGCGCCTTCTACCGCGCTCCCGGCGACGAGGTGGAAGGATACGTGCATCCCAAGTCGGTGCTGTTCGAGAAGATCGACGAGACGCTGGCGCTGGGAGGGACGGGAATTCTGTTGCAAGGCGGCCACCACCCGACGCTGCCGCTCGAGTGGTACGAGGACCTGCTCGCCTCGTTCCGCGAGCGCTATCCGGTGCTGCACCTGCACGCCTTCTCCCCGCCGGAGATCCAGCACCTGGTGCACGTCAGCAAGCGGCCTCTCGA
It contains:
- a CDS encoding ferredoxin family protein, coding for MAYVITEKCLGERYATCVAVCPVDCIYPGDYQGQEFMVIDPVVCIDCGACLPECPIEAIVETPDEDPDYAKINADLTPSFKGNPAVTPRPSNDPPRKPGNKLA
- the rlmN gene encoding 23S rRNA (adenine(2503)-C(2))-methyltransferase RlmN; the encoded protein is MENLYGKDRHALEGVVAPLCGKPFHARQLFEWLYSRGERDFARMSDLPRSLRDSLRRSFRAALPAVELAQTSSDGTIKYLLRLDDGKAVESVYIPEKRRITFCVSSQIGCPLGCAFCLTARMGLVRNLTPGEIAGQAALLAQSHRLPPNGYNLVFMGMGEPLNNYDNVMGAFRLLTDPRGMGIAPRHITLSTAGVVPGILRLAKEPSRPRLAVSLSATTDARRDALMPINRAYPLQELFSALRAVPLAPRERITFEYVLLRGINDTREDAARLARLAAGLPVKINLIPYNDAAVAGYDAPRVPAARAFRDLLLERRIPASLRRRRGADISAACGQLAILDTATLEHPPAGGDT
- the thiE gene encoding thiamine phosphate synthase, with product MEAYLVTDRKLASEEFLLRLVREAIAAGAERVQVREKDLPGRPLLALVRSVLAEAEGSRTTVFVNDRVDVALAAAAQGAHLGRAGLPVETARRMSGEDFVIGASTHSLEEAIDAQERGADYLFVGPIFPTPSKAAFGEPLGIPRLESILRRIRIPVYAIGGITPERLQPLRGLPLTGVAMISAFVRARSVKELVQRVRVGD
- a CDS encoding 3-oxoacyl-ACP reductase family protein, which encodes MIDLKGQVALVTGGSRGIGRAACLLLARHGADVALGYRLDREAAESVREEIERAGKRGLAVPGDLSRRRDAETLVRSTVETFGRLDILVNNHGIWKDGPIESMTEEDWDETLDVNLKGVFLCTRAAVPVMRRQGRGRIVNIASTAGQRGEAQHSHYAASKGGIISFTKSLGPELCRDGILVNCVAPGWVDTDMSAEALAGAERSRILSTIPMGRPGTPEEIAGAILFFASDLSGYCCGEVLNVNGGSVLCG
- a CDS encoding menaquinone biosynthesis protein, with the translated sequence MSLPRIAVVDYLNARPLVRGFNRPPLAEAVRLLAGSPARCADWLRDGAVDAALIPSIEYLRIPGLRVVPGMAISARREARSVLLFSRARLSEIRTVALDRSSRTSAALVRILLRARSRHRVDYRPAEPDLSRMLSDCDAALLIGDAALRAAPRDVKAYDLASEWHTLTGLPFVFAFWAVAPKAAHPLPVEAFLESKRIGLAERDRIAAEASADLGLPARSLESYLTENIHYDLGEEEMKALWLFYRLARESSIVERASDLAFFGREPVASRPLATEGLP